The Tardibacter chloracetimidivorans DNA window GAGCTGAGAACCTCGCTGGATACCGCTTCGGACGCCAAGCAGGTCATGGATATCCAGGCGAGGGTAGGGGTCGAGAATGCCCATATCCAGAACGACGCCTTGCAATTGCAGGCGCTGCGAATGCGGCAAGAAGCAGACGTCCAGTTGCGATCACAGCGCGAAAGCGAAGCGATACTGGCGACGAAGCTAGAAAGCTTGTCGCAATGACCGCGAGAGCTTTGCTGCTTGGGTTTGCCGCAGCGGGAATGCTCGCAGGATGCGAGCGGGCACCGCGCGGGAAGGACTATCTAACCTCTCACCCGGAAGAGCTCAGAGGACTCGTCAAGGCCTGTGCCGACGGATCACATCCCAACGAACAGGAGTGTTCCAACGCTGAAAGCCTCCGGATCCTCGACAACAAGATGCGGTCGCTTTCGAAATAATCCAGCGCCCTGGAGCCTCGCATGGCCACGGACATGTTCAATTCACTTTACGCGAACGTTGATGGGAAGCTTGATCTTTTCCTCAACGAGCGTCTCCAAAACGTCGTAGAGGTTGTCCGTGGTCCGCTCGCTGTCGGGCTGGTTATCTACATCGCCCTGTTCGGCTACATGGTGATGCGGGGCATCATCAGCGAACCATGGGGTGAGCTATTCTATCGGATGGTGAAGCTCTGCCTGCTGTATGTTGCTGCGACGACGGTCGCCTATTCCGATTGGATCACGACGCCGCTCTTCCACGGAATGCCCGATGCGATCTCCCAAGCTCTCGCCGGTAAGACGATCGACACAGTAGGAGAGGCATTCGACGACTATTACACTCAAAGTGATGCTATAGTTGCGCGGATAGAGACTGAAGCCGCAACCTACAG harbors:
- a CDS encoding EexN family lipoprotein, with the translated sequence MLAGCERAPRGKDYLTSHPEELRGLVKACADGSHPNEQECSNAESLRILDNKMRSLSK